One window of the Salvia splendens isolate huo1 chromosome 1, SspV2, whole genome shotgun sequence genome contains the following:
- the LOC121741642 gene encoding heavy metal-associated isoprenylated plant protein 3-like, with protein sequence MGEKKKEKENENGGVTVVLKADFHCDGCASKVIKCIRSFDGVDSVTIDGQKITVVGNVDPAKLREKTEQKTHKKVELISPQPKKDGGEKVNAKDSGGDGKKEKKKDNKDGGDGKKSDHKSDVKEPPVTTAVLKLNLHCDGCIHKIYKTITKTKGFKDMKIDTQKDLVTVTGSMDMKALADVLQKQLKRDVTVVPPKKEGDNKEKGGGDGKGKSGDENVQGNKMQAPPLVYPYPFTSGPGQAFGDQFNYNPYGPQFHAPQIFSDENPNACSVM encoded by the exons ATGGGAGAG aagaagaaggagaaggagaatgAGAATGGAGGAGTCACCGTCGTCCTCAAAGCCGACTTCCATTGCGACGGCTGCGCTTCTAAAGTTATCAAGTGCATTCGCTCTTTTGACG GCGTCGATTCAGTGACGATTGACGGCCAGAAGATCACGGTTGTGGGAAATGTAGATCCGGCGAAGCTTCGGGAGAAGACTGAGCAGAAAACGCACAAAAAAGTGGAGCTGATTTCGCCGCAACCGAAAAAAGACGGCGGCGAGAAGGTGAACGCCAAAGACAGCGGCGGCGATGGCaaaaaggagaagaaaaagGATAACAAAGACGGAGGCGATGGTAAAAAGTCCGACCATAAATCCGATGTGAAAGAG CCACCTGTGACTACGGCGGTTTTAAAACTGAATCTTCACTGCGATGGATGCATTCACAAAATCTACAAAACCATCACCAAAACTAAAG GCTTCAAGGATATGAAGATTGACACGCAGAAAGATCTGGTGACGGTGACCGGCTCCATGGACATGAAGGCGCTGGCTGATGTGTTGCAGAAGCAGTTGAAGAGAGACGTAACTGTCGTGCCGCCGAAGAAAGAGGGCGACAATAAAGAGAAAGGCGGTGGCGATGGGAAAGGGAAGAGCGGCGACGAGAATGTGCAAGGAAACAAGATGCAGGCTCCGCCGCTAGTGTATCCATACCCGTTTACATCCGGGCCGGGTCAAGCCTTTGGTGACCAATTTAATTACAATCCGTATGGGCCCCAGTTCCATGCCCCTCAAATTTTCAGCGACGAGAACCCCAACGCTTGCAGTGTTATGTGA